The Streptomyces pactum genome contains a region encoding:
- a CDS encoding rhodanese-like domain-containing protein, with protein MPTVEVSDLKDGDFLLDVREDDEWQAGHAAGALHIPLSEFVARYGELTEVAPQDGRVHVICRSGGRSAQVTMYLAQQGVDAVNVDGGMQVWAAAGRPVVDGKGEPGHVL; from the coding sequence GTGCCCACGGTCGAGGTCTCGGACCTCAAGGACGGCGACTTCCTGCTGGACGTCCGCGAGGACGACGAGTGGCAGGCGGGTCACGCCGCCGGGGCGCTGCACATTCCCCTCAGCGAGTTCGTGGCCCGGTACGGTGAGCTGACGGAGGTCGCGCCGCAGGACGGCCGGGTCCACGTGATCTGCCGCTCCGGCGGCCGCTCGGCCCAGGTCACCATGTACCTGGCCCAGCAGGGCGTCGACGCCGTGAACGTCGACGGGGGCATGCAGGTGTGGGCCGCGGCCGGCCGTCCCGTGGTGGACGGGAAGGGCGAGCCGGGGCACGTTCTCTAG